Proteins encoded within one genomic window of Augochlora pura isolate Apur16 chromosome 11, APUR_v2.2.1, whole genome shotgun sequence:
- the LOC144477130 gene encoding uncharacterized protein LOC144477130 isoform X1 yields MSVETLAAGLLLAGIAGFAGPTAEGMNTRRENCGDVCPVTEYCNKHNNLCTPCSNICDEDNYLEKECNAYCRVYLLTRVERQYEDLRSEVARQRDYSTAAIVVAFISLVAVACLLASRFVRWKTIGGASRRLFSGKWRKKTPVNKSNNHENNNKTTDDAEAAGYRRTGPKLVMPTISATVAPSRDPGATIGIENRIENRIENRIENRSGSRMENQAGIRSGQGQGGQGQGRANEAAGSPAAADNGTPNTTTTTLSLSGRHPSEDTTLDYAYDNPAMTPSPVSVQVRRDRESSF; encoded by the exons ATGAGCGTCGAGACTCTCGCCGCGGGGCTTTTGCTCGCGGGAATCGCGGGTTTCGCGGGTCCGACGGCCGAGGGAATGAACACGCGAAGGGAAAACTGCGGCGACGTCTGCCCCGTCACCGAATACTGCAACAAGCACAACAACCTGTGCACACCGTGCTCCAATATCTGCGACGAGGACAACTACCTGGAGAAGGAGTGCAACGCTTATTGTCGAG TGTACCTGCTGACGCGCGTGGAGCGCCAATACGAAGATCTACGAA GTGAAGTGGCCAGGCAGCGGGACTATTCGACGGCGGCGATCGTGGTAGCCTTCATCTCCCTGGTGGCGGTGGCGTGCCTGCTCGCGAGCAGGTTTGTCCGATGGAAAACCATCGGAGGTGCTTCGCGCCGACTGTTTTCCGGAAAATGGCGAAAG AAAACTCCGGTGAACAAGAGCAACAATCACGAGAACAACAACAAGACCACGGACGACGCGGAGGCGGCAGGCTACAGGCGAACCGGTCCTAAACTCGTGATGCCGACGATCAGCGCGACCGTGGCGCCGTCCCGAGATCCGGGGGCCACGATCGGGATCGAGAATCGCATTGAGAATCGGATCGAGAACCGGATCGAGAATCGCAGCGGCAGCCGAATGGAAAATCAGGCTGGAATTCGGAGCGGGCAGGGCCAGGGGGGACAGGGACAGGGACGGGCGAACGAGGCAGCGGGAAGCCCCGCAGCGGCCGACAACGGCACGCCGAACACGACCACGACGACCCTGTCTCTGTCCGGAAGACATCCGAGCGAGGACACCACCCTGGACTACGCCTACGACAATCCTGCCATGACTCCCAGTCCAGTGTCCGTCCAAGTTCGGAGAGATCGCGAAAGTTCGTTTTGA
- the LOC144477130 gene encoding uncharacterized protein LOC144477130 isoform X2, translating into MSVETLAAGLLLAGIAGFAGPTAEGMNTRRENCGDVCPVTEYCNKHNNLCTPCSNICDEDNYLEKECNAYCRGEVARQRDYSTAAIVVAFISLVAVACLLASRFVRWKTIGGASRRLFSGKWRKKTPVNKSNNHENNNKTTDDAEAAGYRRTGPKLVMPTISATVAPSRDPGATIGIENRIENRIENRIENRSGSRMENQAGIRSGQGQGGQGQGRANEAAGSPAAADNGTPNTTTTTLSLSGRHPSEDTTLDYAYDNPAMTPSPVSVQVRRDRESSF; encoded by the exons ATGAGCGTCGAGACTCTCGCCGCGGGGCTTTTGCTCGCGGGAATCGCGGGTTTCGCGGGTCCGACGGCCGAGGGAATGAACACGCGAAGGGAAAACTGCGGCGACGTCTGCCCCGTCACCGAATACTGCAACAAGCACAACAACCTGTGCACACCGTGCTCCAATATCTGCGACGAGGACAACTACCTGGAGAAGGAGTGCAACGCTTATTGTCGAG GTGAAGTGGCCAGGCAGCGGGACTATTCGACGGCGGCGATCGTGGTAGCCTTCATCTCCCTGGTGGCGGTGGCGTGCCTGCTCGCGAGCAGGTTTGTCCGATGGAAAACCATCGGAGGTGCTTCGCGCCGACTGTTTTCCGGAAAATGGCGAAAG AAAACTCCGGTGAACAAGAGCAACAATCACGAGAACAACAACAAGACCACGGACGACGCGGAGGCGGCAGGCTACAGGCGAACCGGTCCTAAACTCGTGATGCCGACGATCAGCGCGACCGTGGCGCCGTCCCGAGATCCGGGGGCCACGATCGGGATCGAGAATCGCATTGAGAATCGGATCGAGAACCGGATCGAGAATCGCAGCGGCAGCCGAATGGAAAATCAGGCTGGAATTCGGAGCGGGCAGGGCCAGGGGGGACAGGGACAGGGACGGGCGAACGAGGCAGCGGGAAGCCCCGCAGCGGCCGACAACGGCACGCCGAACACGACCACGACGACCCTGTCTCTGTCCGGAAGACATCCGAGCGAGGACACCACCCTGGACTACGCCTACGACAATCCTGCCATGACTCCCAGTCCAGTGTCCGTCCAAGTTCGGAGAGATCGCGAAAGTTCGTTTTGA